One genomic window of Sodaliphilus pleomorphus includes the following:
- the nhaD gene encoding sodium:proton antiporter NhaD, translating into MSTLTIAIVVVFVIGYACIALESVTKVNKAAVALLMFVACWALYMVDPASYLPGTAAAEILGKVNSIIEAHLGSTSTTLFFLMGAMTIVEIVDQNGGFNFVRKALHTESKRALLWKISFMAFFLSAILDNMTTTIVMIMVLRKLVADHNDRLIYASLVVIAANAGGAFSPIGDVTTIMLWNKSLITSAGVIKEIFIPSVIAIVVPAIILQFSLHGKLAAAGGPAVNSESNAFTDRQRKVIFFLGVGGLIFVPIFRYLTNLPPFVGILLVLALLWVTTELFYRHLRGKEEKGSMNKRVSNVLSKIDMSTILFFLGILMAVSCLEEVGVLGAVGKWLNQVSGGNHYIVTGTIGVISSIVDNVPLVAGCMGMYPLAATGDFAVDGIFWQLLAYCAGVGGSMLIIGSAAGVVAMGLEKISFGWYMKHISWIAFLGYIAGIFSYFLLRTFIF; encoded by the coding sequence ATGTCAACATTAACAATTGCAATTGTAGTCGTGTTTGTCATCGGTTATGCCTGCATAGCCCTTGAAAGCGTGACTAAAGTGAACAAAGCGGCCGTGGCCCTGCTCATGTTTGTTGCCTGCTGGGCACTCTACATGGTCGACCCGGCCAGCTACCTGCCCGGCACAGCCGCTGCCGAGATTCTGGGCAAGGTCAACTCCATCATCGAAGCCCACCTGGGCAGCACATCGACCACACTGTTTTTCCTGATGGGCGCAATGACCATTGTCGAGATTGTGGACCAGAACGGCGGCTTCAACTTTGTGCGCAAGGCATTGCACACCGAGTCGAAGCGCGCCCTGCTGTGGAAGATTTCATTCATGGCCTTTTTTCTGAGCGCCATACTCGACAACATGACCACCACCATCGTCATGATCATGGTGCTGCGCAAGCTGGTGGCCGACCACAACGACCGTCTCATCTACGCCTCGCTGGTGGTGATTGCTGCCAATGCCGGCGGTGCATTCTCGCCCATAGGCGACGTGACCACCATCATGCTGTGGAACAAGAGCCTCATCACCTCGGCCGGCGTCATCAAGGAGATATTCATTCCCTCGGTCATTGCCATCGTGGTGCCAGCCATCATCCTGCAATTTTCGCTGCACGGCAAGCTGGCCGCTGCCGGCGGGCCAGCGGTGAACAGCGAGAGCAACGCCTTCACCGACAGGCAGCGCAAGGTCATCTTCTTCCTGGGTGTGGGCGGCTTGATATTTGTGCCCATCTTCCGCTATCTCACCAACCTGCCCCCCTTTGTGGGCATCCTGCTCGTGCTTGCCCTGCTGTGGGTCACCACCGAGCTCTTCTACCGCCACCTGCGCGGCAAGGAGGAGAAAGGATCCATGAACAAGCGCGTGAGCAACGTGCTCTCCAAGATCGACATGAGCACCATTCTGTTCTTCCTGGGCATACTCATGGCCGTGAGCTGCCTTGAAGAGGTGGGCGTGCTGGGCGCCGTGGGCAAGTGGCTCAACCAGGTGTCGGGTGGCAACCACTATATCGTGACCGGCACCATAGGCGTGATATCGAGCATTGTCGACAATGTGCCCCTGGTGGCAGGCTGCATGGGCATGTATCCGCTGGCGGCCACGGGCGACTTTGCCGTCGACGGCATCTTCTGGCAGCTGCTGGCCTACTGCGCCGGCGTGGGCGGCTCGATGCTCATCATTGGCAGTGCCGCCGGCGTCGTGGCCATGGGACTCGAGAAGATAAGCTTCGGATGGTACATGAAGCACATCAGCTGGATCGCCTTCCTGGGCTACATTGCCGGCATATTCAGCTATTTCCTGCTACGCACATTCATCTTCTAA
- a CDS encoding 5-fold beta-flower protein — protein MKKIIAMLVLAAALVCGSVAVSGQTVRDAMGTNKGRIERSGTVRDGQGRYLGRIDSDGTVRDDCGRCVGRIGSDGTVRDSQGRYLGKLGHDRVARDGQGRYLGRMDSDGTVRDSLGRCLGKLSASNRRSAALLFFFDFFDL, from the coding sequence ATGAAAAAGATTATTGCAATGCTTGTGCTCGCGGCCGCTCTTGTGTGTGGCTCTGTTGCCGTCTCGGGACAGACGGTGCGCGATGCTATGGGAACAAACAAAGGCCGGATAGAGCGCAGTGGCACGGTGCGCGACGGTCAGGGCCGCTACCTGGGCAGGATAGACAGCGACGGCACGGTGCGCGATGACTGTGGGCGCTGTGTGGGCCGCATCGGCAGCGATGGCACGGTGCGCGACAGCCAGGGCCGCTACTTGGGCAAGCTGGGGCACGACCGCGTGGCCCGCGACGGCCAGGGCCGCTACCTGGGCAGGATGGATAGCGACGGCACGGTGCGCGACAGCCTGGGGCGCTGCTTGGGCAAGCTCTCGGCCTCCAACCGGCGCAGCGCCGCGCTGTTGTTCTTCTTTGATTTCTTCGACCTGTAG